ACTTCGATTTTGGcgatggaaaagaaacgttgaatccacGCGGATAAGGTTCTTCGATTTTGGCGATGGAtaagaaacgttgaatctaCGTGGATAAGGTACATCGATTTTAGCgatagaaaagaaacgttgaatccacGCGAATAAGGTTCTTCGATTTTGAcgatgaaaaagaaacgttgaatctaCGTGGATAACTCGTGGATGAATCTCCATCCACGTATTACGTAGATTTGACGTACCTGTTTTACTGGGGAAGTACAGTCTGCATGTGTGTGTtgaatatcattattaaataattaattattttaaagaaaataacagtTATTGGACGACACGTGGACGAGCACAAAagaaagaacataaaaattacacaacTTAGATCGCTCACATTCGCCAGACTTACGCTTAGTTTCTAAATTACTATAAAGTTCCATTCTACAATAGTCGTAAGAGTAGATGTAAGACGCGTAAGCAGTAAGCCATTGactaataagatttttacaaTCCAAGAATAATCGATTATAGTTGGTCAActtttactgcttacgtcttaccgCATACTCTTACAGTTATTGTACAATGAGTTTAAGATTTtccaaaatgtattttttatcaacaatAAAAACGGCGATGCGAGTCAAGCGCGGAACATGGTGCGCAATAAAGTTAAGACGTGTATTTACATGaaacaaacgtttcggctcgtGAAACGAATATTCCGCGCTTGACTCGCATCGCCATTTTTATTGTTGACATTTTCACGTGTCTCAATACTTTATTGATTATACGCAGGCTAAAAAATGCGTTCGCctactaattatttttcttatattactCAAGTATTTGAGCCTTATGCCACTCTTCTGCTCaagaattaaattcaataagtGTTGTATAAAGAGTACGCACAGaagggaatttttaaaattctgtcTAACGCATAACATTATTCCCGCACATCTAAAACATATTAAGAATGGTAATTTATCTTTTCACAATCCTAGAATTGCCGccaaatttaatcttaatatttgCTTTTTTGTTCAGAAAATTCTACGCTTGGAGTTAAATGATACTTGTCGACAAATTGACTATTTCCGCACACAAATCTTCCGGACAGTGCGCAGTGTTTCTCAATATTTACCTTTTCATACTTATAATTCGGAGCGAGTGCATTCGACGACGGTTCGGCAGGAAAAGACCATCTAACGATGTGCACACGAGGTGCAAGGGTTCACGAGGAAAAGACCTCGCTTCCCCCTAAAACATCTCCCACCTCGCACCTCGGGCTCGCGCTTGCGCCGCGCACGGTCGGCTTAAGCTGCGTTCCcactatacgcgtcgcgcgtcgcgtcgtctgtcgttaaccaatcaaaacatcccattttattaagccttgtgtacacgatactagaaatcggtccgagtttcggtttaagctaatgaaactgctgcttttctgtaagagctgcaagttgattggcttaaaccgaaacttggaccGATTTCTAGTATTGTGTACACAAGGCTTaataaaatgggatgttttgattggttaacgacagacgacgcgacgcgcgacgcgtatagcGTATAGTGGAAACGCAGCTTAAGCCGACCGTGCGCGGCGCAAGCGCGAGCCCGAGGTGGGAGATGTTGTGACGTcacgcaaattaaattttgttcccTTTTTCAAAACTCTTCAGAATCGGTCAATTATATTTGTCTCTGTCATAAACCTTGCacttttgtattaatattaaccttCGCTATGATTCACCAAGACGTTGCAGCCGCCCCTTACCATGCGATGATTCACTAAGACGTCGCAGCCACATCACAGTCTTCGATTGGTCTCTGAGGCTTGCTTAGAGCTGCAAAGCTGCTTAGGAACGGCTtgtcccaaattttagccaaatcaattaacgaatctcatttcacttatgctcgttttaatcagtaagatcagccgcaagctggtacagagccagattttccattttggctcttaaaaaatttataataaataaaatacggactcgcagctaagcaacccgacagaggtcggtagtgttactcctgtcgacccttaacgtgatcctctgattaaactcactctgcatctctttctaactgtccccctagaaagagacgaagattgagtttaatcggaggatcacgttaatcggagactgtgatatcggccctTATCTAGTATTATCAGAtgatgtacatatgtatgtatgtacatatgtcaGGACGAGTGGAGCAGGTTTAATGTTATCCGATTGGTCGAAATTTACTTGTGATTTTCCTCAACGCGTAGCCGTCTGATATGGGCCTAATGAAATTAGTGCGCGAGTGCAAGCGCAGAGTGCAGCAAATCGTGAGGTCGCTACGcgccttttcttattttctcaaTCTACACTGCACTCTGCTGCACGCTGCACTCTGCAGTCTCTGCAGCGGTCTCGTTGCGTTTTTTCTACGTTCGGTACAGGAGGAAGGGTGTTATGTGACGTTTTACGTGTCAATCCATGAACGTGTGCGTTTGCGATCCGCGCTAAATGGCTAGCTCGCTAAACACGGTCGACTGGGAAGGTAAGACTCACGTTCTGCCGAAGACGCAGCGAAACTTCGCGGATACCGTTAGACGTCTAAGGGAAGAAAAAGGGCCCCGCGATCTTTGTTTACATTGTCAGATGAGTGTCCCGAAAATGCGGGACCGTTCTGCACGTCATCCTAGATAATGACGTTATCTCGACGTCGACGATGCCGTTCGTGCCTCCGCGAGTTGCATTATTTGCGATGACACACCGcgttataaacataaaaatggaGCACGCTTCCTACTAAGATGACTTTTTCTTCAGGCCTTCTACACAGAAATTGCAGATGAGTCACGCGGTTTGTTGTTGCAGATCTGAGGAAGCAGGCGAGGCATCTGGAGAACGAGATCGACGCGAAGCTAGTGGCGTTCAGCAAGCTCGGCATAAACACAGGTGCGAGATATGTCAGCACGGAGGAGGTACCTCTCCTGGACGAGGAACAGGTGTTCGAGAACATGGCGTCGGAGATCGAGACGCTGCTCTCCAAGGTAGATCCTCTTCATCTTTCTCCTCCCGTACGTGCGCGAGCACGTCAAACGGATGTACACTGATTTGAACTGACGATCGACGCAGTTGTTCTCCATAAACGAGAGGATGAGCGAGTTGCAGCCCAACGGAGCAGCTATGTTGCACACGATGCAGCGCCACAAGGAAATACTAAAGGACTACAAGCTGGAGTTCAACAAGATTAGAAATAACTTCACGGCTAGGAAAGACCGCGAGGACCTTCTAGGCAGCGTCCGCAAGGAAATAGAGTACGTACAATTATGTCTGTCTTTGCTCGatgtacatttgtattttatatcgatAAAAGCTAAATTAATCTTATATCTGGTTTATGTAGCAATTATAAAAGTGCGAGTGGATTGAATCGGCGCGAGATGTACCTCAAGGAAAACCAACATATTCACAAGTAAGCTAGTTTGATCttgttaatgtaataaaattgaaatacattattaatgtcatcttaaaatattgtattaaaaagttctttagatatttatattttttgctgtatattatcatatatatctcttcttctttctagTTCCGACCGACTGATCAATGACCAAATAAGCATAGCGATGGAGACGCGGGATCACCTGATGACTCAGAGACAAGCGTTC
The nucleotide sequence above comes from Temnothorax longispinosus isolate EJ_2023e chromosome 4, Tlon_JGU_v1, whole genome shotgun sequence. Encoded proteins:
- the Gos28 gene encoding Golgi SNAP receptor complex member 1, which translates into the protein MASSLNTVDWEDLRKQARHLENEIDAKLVAFSKLGINTGARYVSTEEVPLLDEEQVFENMASEIETLLSKLFSINERMSELQPNGAAMLHTMQRHKEILKDYKLEFNKIRNNFTARKDREDLLGSVRKEIDNYKSASGLNRREMYLKENQHIHNSDRLINDQISIAMETRDHLMTQRQAFKRIRTRFNDISNRFPAVNSLLQRINLRKRRDSVILGLVIGVCTFLMLLYAFH